In Toxoplasma gondii ME49 chromosome X, whole genome shotgun sequence, a single genomic region encodes these proteins:
- a CDS encoding centrin family protein (encoded by transcript TGME49_237490), whose product MATVGNPGSPSHGGPGVSSPVGGNRPSAVRATSGMGNETGAKGKCRSHGGAGAKSRRSVRVELSEEQRKDIKEAFDLFDTEGTGSIDAKELKVALRALGFEPTKEEMKKLLNEIEKKRREPDVMKMISTSNPNAAAAVAASAPVAQTATTSLGQLDFNEFLEILTIKINEKPTREQISRGKALRGNPEGWAGFRMLAGPTGVIGWKEMKKAAVELGEKLTDEELREMLNHASHSHNKGVVTEEDFLRILRA is encoded by the exons ATGGCGACTGTGGGCAACCCTGGCAGTCCGTCACATGGAGGCccgggtgtctcttctccagttgGAGGAAACAGGCCGTCTGCAGTGCGAGCGACGTCTGGCATGGGCAACGAGACAGGGGCAAAGGGAAAATGCCGGAGTCACGGCGGAGCTGGGGCGAAGAGCCGTCGAAGCGTTCGCGTGGAACTCAGCGAAGAGCAGCGGAAAGACATCAAAGAGGCATTCGATCTGTTCGACACGGAAGGAACAGGCAGCATCGACGCGAAAGAGTTGAAGGTCGCTCTGCGGGCTCTCGGGTTCGAGCCCACAAAggaagaaatgaagaagctgctgaacgagatcgagaagaaacgccgcgaACCAGACGTCATGAAAATGATTTCCACCAGCAACCCGAACGCAGCAGCCGCCGTCGCAGCCT CAGCGCCAGTTGCGCAGACCGCAACGACGTCCCTGGGGCAGTTGGACTTCAACGAGTTTCTTGAGATTCTCACAATCAAAATCAACGAGAAGCCGACAAGGGAACAAATCTCTCGAGGCAAGGCACTTCGAGGAAACCCGGAGGGGTGGGCGG GCTTCCGCATGTTAGCTGGTCCTACGGGCGTCATCGGTTGgaaagagatgaagaaagcTGCGGTTGAACTCGGAGAGAAACTTacagacgaagaactgcGCGAGATGCTCAACCACGCGTCTCACTCACACAATAAGGGGGTCGTGACCGAAGAAGACTTTCTTCGCATCCTTCGAGCTTGA